In Humulus lupulus chromosome 6, drHumLupu1.1, whole genome shotgun sequence, a single genomic region encodes these proteins:
- the LOC133781734 gene encoding probable caffeine synthase MTL2 isoform X1, with protein MEEKQVLHMKGGVGKASYAKNSSLQKMVISKVRARVEESALEAYCNIFPDCMRIADLGCSSGPNSLAVTSYILDAIVNQMTMMKKPLTFQVFLNDLPGNDFNTVFQSLSSFYERLKKKKNEKGDKFDRPLCFVMAMPGSFYERLFPNNFIHFFLSSYSLHWLSKTPKGLVSETGEAHNKGNIYITKASPDVVGKAYSCQFQENFTTFLRYRSEEIVIGGCMVLTMIGSAISNDPKHVLEIMGRALNDMVFEGIVEEKSLDNFNMPVYCPTAKEVRMVIEDEGSFKLQKLEVFEIAWDAGLNEEKGKIIHSIIVDDDNIDKYNRGKYVSDYMRAVLEPILMKQFGESIMDDLFERFTHKIIESMANENWHYINLAISLTKNQG; from the exons atggaaGAGAAGCAAGTTCTCCACATGAAAGGTGGTGTCGGCAAGGCAAGCTATGCAAAAAACTCTTCACTTCAA AAGATGGTTATTTCAAAAGTGAGAGCCAGGGTGGAAGAGAGTGCTTTGGAAGCTTACTGTAATATATTTCCAGATTGTATGAGAATAGCTGACTTGGGTTGCTCTTCCGGGCCAAACTCTTTGGCTGTTACATCTTATATTTTAGATGCAATAGTAAACCAAATGACTATGATGAAGAAGCCATTGACATTCCAAGTTTTCCTCAATGATCTTCCTGGAAACGATTTCAACACTGTCTTTCAATCACTTTCGAGCTTCTATGAGaggctgaagaagaagaagaatgagaaGGGAGACAAGTTTGATCGTCCCTTATGCTTTGTCATGGCCATGCCAGGGAGCTTCTACGAAAGGCTTTTCCCTAATAACTTCATAcacttctttctttcttcttacAGTTTACATTGGTTGTCTAAG ACTCCCAAAGGGTTGGTTAGCGAGACCGGAGAAGCACATAACAAAGGGAATATTTATATTACGAAAGCAAGTCCTGATGTGGTTGGGAAAGCATACTCGTGTCAGTTCCAAGAGAATTTCACAACCTTTTTAAGGTATCGTTCAGAGGAAATTGTCATTGGTGGATGTATGGTACTAACAATGATCGGCAGTGCTATAAGTAATGATCCTAAACACGTGTTGGAGATAATGGGAAGGGCGTTGAATGACATGGTCTTCGAG GGTATAGTTGAAGAGAAAAGCTTGGACAATTTTAACATGCCAGTGTATTGCCCCACTGCGAAAGAAGTGAGAATGGTGATTGAAGACGAAGGATCTTTTAAGTTACAGAAGCTTGAAGTTTTCGAAATTGCTTGGGATGCTGGCTTAAacgaagaaaaaggaaaaatcaTTCATAGTATTATTGTTGATGATGATAATATAGATAAATACAACAGAGGGAAGTATGTTTCGGATTATATGAGAGCAGTTTTGGAACCTATTCTGATGAAACAATTTGGAGAAAGTATCATGGATGATTTATTTGAGAGGTTCACTCACAAAATCATCGAATCAATGGCGAATGAAAATTGGCACTACATAAACTTGGCTATTTCTTTGACAAAGAATCAAGGTTAA
- the LOC133781734 gene encoding probable caffeine synthase MTL2 isoform X2, with protein sequence MVISKVRARVEESALEAYCNIFPDCMRIADLGCSSGPNSLAVTSYILDAIVNQMTMMKKPLTFQVFLNDLPGNDFNTVFQSLSSFYERLKKKKNEKGDKFDRPLCFVMAMPGSFYERLFPNNFIHFFLSSYSLHWLSKTPKGLVSETGEAHNKGNIYITKASPDVVGKAYSCQFQENFTTFLRYRSEEIVIGGCMVLTMIGSAISNDPKHVLEIMGRALNDMVFEGIVEEKSLDNFNMPVYCPTAKEVRMVIEDEGSFKLQKLEVFEIAWDAGLNEEKGKIIHSIIVDDDNIDKYNRGKYVSDYMRAVLEPILMKQFGESIMDDLFERFTHKIIESMANENWHYINLAISLTKNQG encoded by the exons ATGGTTATTTCAAAAGTGAGAGCCAGGGTGGAAGAGAGTGCTTTGGAAGCTTACTGTAATATATTTCCAGATTGTATGAGAATAGCTGACTTGGGTTGCTCTTCCGGGCCAAACTCTTTGGCTGTTACATCTTATATTTTAGATGCAATAGTAAACCAAATGACTATGATGAAGAAGCCATTGACATTCCAAGTTTTCCTCAATGATCTTCCTGGAAACGATTTCAACACTGTCTTTCAATCACTTTCGAGCTTCTATGAGaggctgaagaagaagaagaatgagaaGGGAGACAAGTTTGATCGTCCCTTATGCTTTGTCATGGCCATGCCAGGGAGCTTCTACGAAAGGCTTTTCCCTAATAACTTCATAcacttctttctttcttcttacAGTTTACATTGGTTGTCTAAG ACTCCCAAAGGGTTGGTTAGCGAGACCGGAGAAGCACATAACAAAGGGAATATTTATATTACGAAAGCAAGTCCTGATGTGGTTGGGAAAGCATACTCGTGTCAGTTCCAAGAGAATTTCACAACCTTTTTAAGGTATCGTTCAGAGGAAATTGTCATTGGTGGATGTATGGTACTAACAATGATCGGCAGTGCTATAAGTAATGATCCTAAACACGTGTTGGAGATAATGGGAAGGGCGTTGAATGACATGGTCTTCGAG GGTATAGTTGAAGAGAAAAGCTTGGACAATTTTAACATGCCAGTGTATTGCCCCACTGCGAAAGAAGTGAGAATGGTGATTGAAGACGAAGGATCTTTTAAGTTACAGAAGCTTGAAGTTTTCGAAATTGCTTGGGATGCTGGCTTAAacgaagaaaaaggaaaaatcaTTCATAGTATTATTGTTGATGATGATAATATAGATAAATACAACAGAGGGAAGTATGTTTCGGATTATATGAGAGCAGTTTTGGAACCTATTCTGATGAAACAATTTGGAGAAAGTATCATGGATGATTTATTTGAGAGGTTCACTCACAAAATCATCGAATCAATGGCGAATGAAAATTGGCACTACATAAACTTGGCTATTTCTTTGACAAAGAATCAAGGTTAA